A section of the Prochlorococcus marinus XMU1402 genome encodes:
- a CDS encoding high light inducible protein, translating into MTNSSYITTESGGRQNIFPTEPRPYVDQSVSYYGYPQNAEKVNGRWAMIGLVALLGAYATTGQIIPGIF; encoded by the coding sequence ATGACTAATTCTTCATACATAACTACAGAATCAGGTGGAAGGCAAAATATTTTTCCAACTGAACCTCGTCCTTATGTTGATCAATCTGTTTCTTACTATGGATATCCTCAAAACGCAGAAAAAGTTAATGGTCGTTGGGCAATGATCGGTTTAGTTGCACTTTTGGGAGCTTATGCAACTACAGGCCAAATAATTCCAGGTATTTTTTAA
- the aroQ gene encoding type II 3-dehydroquinate dehydratase produces MNILLINGPNLNLLGTREPEIYGNKTLSDIEKDLNITAESKGTLLECFQSNHEGEIVDKIQDSVNKIQGILINAGAFTHTSISIRDALIGSKIPFVELHISNIFSREDFRKESFLTDKAIGIISGFGISSYYLALDGIIEYLSSKD; encoded by the coding sequence ATGAATATCTTATTAATAAATGGACCTAATCTAAATCTTTTGGGGACTAGAGAACCTGAAATATATGGGAATAAAACATTGAGTGATATCGAGAAAGACTTAAACATAACTGCAGAAAGTAAAGGAACCCTTCTTGAATGTTTTCAAAGTAATCATGAAGGTGAAATAGTTGATAAAATTCAAGATTCGGTTAACAAGATTCAAGGCATTCTTATAAATGCTGGCGCTTTTACTCATACCTCCATCTCGATTAGAGATGCTTTGATTGGATCAAAAATTCCATTTGTAGAGTTACATATATCAAATATTTTCAGTAGAGAAGATTTTCGTAAAGAATCTTTTCTTACAGACAAAGCTATAGGAATAATTAGCGGATTCGGGATATCAAGTTATTATTTAGCACTTGATGGGATAATTGAATATTTGAGTAGTAAAGACTAA
- a CDS encoding DUF1028 domain-containing protein, protein MTFSIIGFDPLKNRFGVAVSSCHIAVGSTVSFVRSQVGAVATQGQTNPYLGIRSLESLQSCSDSKIVLEDLIKEDFGREKRQVHLIDKYGRSECWTGQECFQTSGHISGENFSVAGNFLENIEVLEVMADVFKQSDPNIKLGKRLLDALNAGESVGGDKRSLRSTSSALKVSGELGFPLLDLRVDYHDSSVDELIRIYKHSQSEWAQEWRDSMNDLPEMNMKREFRVA, encoded by the coding sequence ATGACATTTTCAATTATTGGTTTTGATCCTTTAAAAAATAGATTTGGTGTTGCAGTTTCTTCTTGCCATATAGCTGTTGGCTCAACAGTTTCATTCGTTAGATCACAGGTTGGTGCTGTTGCAACTCAAGGGCAAACTAATCCTTATTTAGGAATAAGAAGTCTTGAGTCACTCCAATCTTGCTCTGATTCGAAAATTGTTTTGGAAGATTTAATTAAAGAAGATTTTGGAAGGGAAAAAAGACAGGTTCACTTAATTGATAAGTATGGGAGAAGCGAATGCTGGACAGGTCAAGAATGTTTTCAGACAAGCGGACATATTAGTGGAGAAAACTTTTCTGTAGCTGGCAATTTTCTAGAGAATATTGAAGTTCTTGAGGTGATGGCTGATGTTTTCAAACAAAGTGATCCAAATATTAAATTAGGGAAAAGACTACTTGATGCTCTTAATGCAGGAGAAAGTGTAGGTGGAGATAAACGAAGCCTCCGTTCAACCTCAAGCGCTCTAAAAGTTAGTGGAGAACTAGGCTTTCCTCTTTTAGATCTGAGAGTTGATTATCATGATTCCTCTGTAGATGAACTAATTAGAATTTATAAACATAGTCAAAGTGAGTGGGCCCAGGAATGGAGAGACTCAATGAATGACCTGCCTGAAATGAATATGAAACGGGAATTTAGGGTTGCTTAA
- a CDS encoding ATP-binding protein, producing MAEEEVTPRASSLIMSMRSLGYSFNNSIADILDNSISAEASQIEINCLWEGVDPIIEIKDNGKGMSLDELREAMRPGTHSPLEKRSGEDLGRFGLGLKTASFSQCKRLVVKTTKKGETFCAIWDLDKVEKENKWLLDISKCENSDDCKGTTVRWENIDTLIKKDRQNGKETFENIIYNLTNHVGITFQRYINGDRNKIRFFVNNIECDAYDPFFKSKSTSSPQEYIKDKNLSCLVESFTLPSKEKCTEEEWNLYAGKEGYLANQGFYLYRNGRLISEPTWFGLEKKTPKRKLCRVKIDIDNSNDVIWQLDVKKSKAVPPPFIRKRLRNIIRELVSPAERNFNNRVQRLSNTQILPIWDRKANKEGVFYSVSREHPLIKSFLKNIDHESKQNLENILNLIDAGIGGIAEGIYADFSDDKNINLIDSKDLEKDELEKIILTAKSFIKELTINDKVTLIQAKETLQKLSPFKESWPLIKDLI from the coding sequence TTGGCTGAAGAAGAGGTCACACCAAGAGCGAGCTCGCTGATAATGAGCATGAGAAGCTTAGGATATTCATTTAATAATTCGATTGCTGATATTTTAGATAATTCAATATCAGCAGAAGCATCGCAAATAGAAATAAACTGCTTATGGGAAGGTGTAGATCCAATCATAGAAATAAAAGATAACGGGAAAGGAATGTCTTTGGATGAACTAAGAGAAGCAATGAGGCCTGGAACTCATAGCCCTTTAGAAAAAAGAAGTGGTGAAGATTTAGGGAGATTTGGATTAGGATTAAAAACAGCTTCATTTTCTCAATGCAAAAGATTAGTTGTAAAAACAACTAAAAAGGGTGAAACATTTTGTGCAATATGGGATCTAGACAAAGTTGAAAAGGAAAACAAATGGCTACTAGATATATCTAAGTGTGAAAATTCTGATGATTGCAAAGGTACTACTGTTAGATGGGAAAATATTGATACTTTGATAAAGAAAGATAGGCAAAATGGGAAAGAAACATTCGAAAATATAATTTATAACTTAACTAATCATGTTGGAATAACCTTTCAGAGATATATAAATGGAGACAGAAATAAAATAAGATTTTTTGTCAATAATATCGAATGCGATGCATATGATCCTTTTTTTAAATCAAAATCAACTTCTTCCCCTCAGGAGTATATAAAAGATAAAAACTTAAGTTGCTTGGTTGAATCTTTTACTTTACCAAGTAAAGAAAAATGTACAGAAGAGGAATGGAATCTTTATGCAGGTAAAGAAGGCTATTTAGCTAATCAAGGTTTCTATTTATATAGAAATGGAAGACTAATTTCAGAACCAACATGGTTTGGTTTAGAAAAGAAAACACCCAAGCGTAAATTATGCAGAGTAAAAATTGATATTGACAACTCAAATGATGTTATTTGGCAGCTTGATGTAAAAAAAAGTAAGGCTGTTCCCCCTCCATTTATAAGGAAACGGCTTAGAAATATTATTAGAGAATTAGTCTCTCCTGCAGAAAGAAATTTTAATAATAGAGTTCAAAGACTCTCAAATACGCAGATCCTTCCAATTTGGGACAGAAAAGCTAATAAAGAAGGCGTTTTTTATTCCGTCAGCAGAGAGCACCCACTAATAAAAAGCTTTTTAAAAAATATTGATCATGAATCAAAACAAAATCTCGAAAATATTCTCAATTTAATTGATGCAGGAATTGGTGGAATAGCTGAAGGAATATATGCTGATTTTTCTGACGATAAAAATATAAATTTAATTGATTCAAAAGATCTGGAAAAAGATGAACTTGAAAAAATAATCCTTACAGCAAAAAGCTTTATAAAAGAGTTGACAATAAATGATAAAGTTACGTTAATTCAAGCGAAAGAAACTTTACAAAAGCTTTCGCCTTTTAAAGAATCTTGGCCATTAATTAAAGATTTGATATGA
- a CDS encoding chlorophyll a/b-binding protein: protein MSPLLGFLAVIVFFTAILVAYLTKQFQNENLNYLISNPMTNSNPKVKTIEKEKVVAETLNGRFAMLGLIAAVGAYLTTGQIIPGFV, encoded by the coding sequence ATGTCTCCTCTTTTAGGTTTTTTAGCTGTAATCGTATTCTTCACAGCTATCCTCGTTGCTTATCTAACCAAGCAATTTCAAAACGAAAATTTAAACTATCTAATTTCAAATCCAATGACAAATTCAAACCCTAAAGTAAAAACAATCGAAAAAGAAAAAGTTGTTGCAGAAACTCTCAATGGTAGATTCGCAATGCTTGGATTAATTGCTGCTGTCGGAGCTTACTTAACAACAGGCCAAATAATACCAGGTTTTGTCTAA
- a CDS encoding aspartate/ornithine carbamoyltransferase family protein, with translation MGLYKVKTLHKEKSYSFSRIGPDIYGSTHPQNLLSEIKERAEFLYELLDRHVISIDPFSKDCLLQLFRLAAKFESNPNRYISHNSPLKGKILINAFYEPSTRTRLSFDSAWHRLGGDSINITDKSSTGIAKGETHLDIAHMFNNYGDCVVLRESDNEAIFEMTKSLRIPIINAGNGIDEHPTQAMSDLYTIFKWRPHLVNKSINDSEKITIGIIGVPSRMRTVRSLLKLFCKFPYFIKKIIVIYDDKSIDQNDLFDEGQLEQLIESDLKIELETDMQKVLPSLDVTYINAIAWVGENYEVHGSSFKLHSELPFKKDSIILHPLARGPELSTSLDQTSKNWYFAQSRGAVFVRMALLTCLMDRTTRVMDVV, from the coding sequence TTGGGACTATATAAAGTAAAAACCTTACATAAGGAAAAATCATATTCTTTTTCAAGAATCGGACCTGATATTTACGGCTCCACTCATCCTCAGAATTTATTATCTGAAATTAAGGAAAGAGCAGAATTTCTTTATGAGTTATTGGATAGGCACGTAATTTCCATAGACCCCTTCAGCAAAGATTGTCTTCTACAACTTTTCAGGCTGGCTGCAAAATTCGAAAGTAACCCAAACAGATATATTTCCCATAACAGTCCCCTCAAGGGAAAGATACTCATAAATGCCTTCTATGAACCAAGCACACGAACAAGGTTATCGTTTGATAGCGCATGGCACAGGCTGGGCGGCGATTCAATAAATATCACCGATAAAAGTTCCACTGGAATTGCCAAGGGAGAAACCCATCTGGATATTGCTCATATGTTTAATAATTACGGTGACTGCGTTGTCCTCAGAGAAAGTGACAATGAGGCGATCTTTGAAATGACAAAATCATTGAGAATTCCAATAATAAATGCCGGTAACGGAATCGATGAACATCCCACTCAGGCGATGTCTGATCTTTATACTATTTTTAAATGGAGACCGCATCTGGTTAACAAATCAATTAATGATAGTGAAAAAATAACCATTGGTATCATCGGAGTTCCATCACGTATGAGAACAGTCAGATCTCTTCTGAAATTATTCTGCAAGTTTCCATATTTCATAAAAAAAATTATTGTCATTTACGATGACAAATCAATTGATCAGAACGATTTATTTGATGAAGGCCAGCTTGAACAACTTATTGAATCTGATCTGAAGATTGAGCTGGAGACGGATATGCAAAAAGTATTACCTTCCCTGGACGTTACCTATATAAATGCAATTGCATGGGTGGGAGAAAATTACGAGGTTCATGGAAGTTCATTTAAATTGCACAGTGAGTTGCCATTTAAAAAAGATTCCATAATATTGCATCCACTTGCTCGTGGTCCTGAATTGTCAACATCATTGGATCAGACCTCAAAAAATTGGTATTTTGCTCAGTCAAGAGGAGCGGTATTTGTAAGAATGGCATTACTTACCTGTCTGATGGATAGAACAACAAGAGTGATGGATGTCGTTTAA
- the asnB gene encoding asparagine synthase (glutamine-hydrolyzing), whose protein sequence is MCGIGGVFNKSKDKSVEPQILVNMAAIQSHRGPDGFGYKLSDGASVGFCHARLSIIDLNENRARQPFVGGAENHILMAHNGEFYDFQRIRADLVAQGVSFSSKSDSEILLRLYEKYGIDESLSYLRGEFAFSLFDAKQDCLYLVRDRFGIKPQYWIETNDSLIFGSELKVLFAHPSVERKFTGEGLVHQLMQVMVPGSTAFAGVKQVKPGYILKVKRVNNKFQITEEKFWDINFPKKNTYERDKSEKYFIENIRKELLRAVELRMVADVPVGCYLSGGIDSCSILGLASAISQKSVKAFTIGFSDERYDETSIAKEMAVATNADHEILKINGDDLYGNFEKVLWFTERSIYNTLAIAKYLMSKRVNELDYKVVMTGEGSDELFGGYPAFRKDMYTYGVGISNSESENLKENLENSNDIFKGAMLANEEISNKSFKEFLGFTPSCLQPWLACETYAKSLVSSKYKEITETYDPGAAIFGELDLAQLENRYAIDQAQYVWMKTMLEGQILTWGGDRVDMSNSMEARPAFLDHHLAEAAVAVPPELRIKDNVEKYVLREAMSGLLPESLYKREKFPFMAPPSHADKDNLSSMQEIVNEFLSPERIREFGILDETEVNDLLNKFFSSEIDASEKVQLDAIINHLLSVQILYKIFIIEDIPDKAQKMADNLGWKV, encoded by the coding sequence ATGTGTGGAATAGGCGGGGTTTTTAATAAATCAAAAGATAAATCTGTTGAACCTCAGATTCTTGTAAATATGGCGGCTATTCAAAGCCATCGTGGACCTGACGGTTTTGGATATAAATTATCAGATGGTGCTTCTGTAGGATTCTGTCATGCGAGATTATCAATAATAGATTTAAATGAAAATCGAGCCAGACAGCCTTTTGTTGGTGGTGCCGAAAATCATATTCTGATGGCGCATAATGGTGAATTTTATGACTTTCAGAGAATCAGGGCTGATCTTGTTGCACAGGGGGTAAGCTTTTCTTCAAAAAGCGATTCGGAAATATTACTTAGGCTTTATGAGAAATATGGCATTGATGAATCATTATCTTATCTGCGAGGAGAATTTGCCTTTTCATTGTTTGATGCAAAACAGGATTGTCTTTATCTTGTAAGAGATCGTTTTGGGATTAAACCTCAATATTGGATTGAGACCAATGATTCCTTAATATTTGGCTCTGAATTAAAAGTATTATTTGCTCATCCATCAGTTGAAAGAAAATTTACGGGTGAAGGACTGGTTCATCAATTGATGCAGGTAATGGTACCTGGCTCTACAGCATTTGCCGGTGTTAAACAAGTTAAACCCGGATATATCCTTAAGGTCAAAAGAGTAAATAATAAATTTCAGATAACAGAGGAAAAATTCTGGGATATAAATTTCCCTAAGAAAAACACTTATGAAAGAGATAAAAGTGAAAAATATTTTATTGAAAATATTAGAAAAGAATTGTTGAGAGCAGTTGAATTAAGAATGGTCGCTGATGTTCCTGTCGGCTGTTATTTGTCCGGTGGAATTGATAGTTGCTCAATTTTGGGATTGGCTTCTGCCATAAGTCAAAAATCAGTAAAGGCATTCACGATTGGTTTCAGTGATGAAAGATATGATGAAACTTCGATAGCAAAAGAGATGGCTGTCGCCACCAATGCAGATCATGAGATTTTAAAAATAAATGGAGATGATCTGTATGGGAATTTTGAAAAGGTTCTATGGTTTACTGAAAGATCTATTTATAACACCCTTGCAATTGCAAAGTACCTTATGAGTAAAAGAGTGAATGAACTCGATTATAAGGTCGTTATGACAGGAGAGGGCTCAGATGAATTGTTTGGGGGCTATCCCGCTTTTAGAAAAGATATGTATACCTATGGGGTCGGAATTTCTAATTCAGAATCTGAGAATCTTAAAGAAAATCTGGAAAATTCAAATGATATTTTCAAGGGCGCGATGCTAGCTAATGAAGAGATAAGTAATAAATCTTTCAAGGAATTTTTAGGATTCACGCCAAGTTGTCTTCAACCTTGGCTTGCATGTGAAACTTATGCGAAAAGTCTAGTCTCAAGTAAATATAAAGAGATAACGGAAACTTATGATCCCGGGGCGGCAATTTTTGGAGAACTTGACCTTGCACAGTTAGAAAATAGATACGCAATTGATCAGGCTCAGTATGTTTGGATGAAGACTATGCTTGAGGGCCAAATTCTCACATGGGGTGGAGATAGAGTGGATATGTCAAATTCAATGGAAGCCAGACCTGCATTTTTAGATCATCACCTAGCTGAAGCTGCCGTTGCTGTCCCCCCTGAATTAAGGATTAAAGACAATGTCGAGAAGTATGTTTTAAGAGAAGCCATGTCAGGATTGCTGCCTGAATCACTATATAAACGTGAAAAATTTCCTTTCATGGCTCCCCCCTCCCATGCAGATAAAGATAATTTAAGTTCTATGCAGGAAATTGTGAATGAATTTTTAAGTCCGGAGAGGATAAGAGAATTTGGAATCTTGGATGAAACAGAAGTAAATGATTTGCTGAATAAATTTTTTAGTTCAGAGATTGATGCCTCAGAAAAAGTACAATTGGATGCAATAATCAATCATCTTTTAAGCGTTCAGATCTTATATAAGATTTTTATAATTGAGGATATCCCAGATAAGGCTCAAAAGATGGCTGATAATTTGGGCTGGAAAGTTTGA
- a CDS encoding DUF6339 family protein produces the protein MSEKLFRLKSPLISNGLISALRNPDSVSVEEVNCTVDLTNLSTLIDQLILEKVIGANLDARLVECVHTTFKSLPSHILTDMRMWHWLCVIRYPNIPWLRWRGNIPVDPEDGFTVGTGKKHVPSLRFLGTSSINGHGRNTFSRLFFAADRMMENDHSDYSLVKKLFTSQELHLGLSDREFGLIPKINRILTEKLVELPDSKIRSAIRKLNSLGGSICLDLLSEEQLQQLIDTQSKEVA, from the coding sequence ATGAGCGAAAAACTCTTCAGATTGAAATCACCTCTGATAAGTAATGGACTTATCTCTGCTTTAAGAAATCCAGATTCTGTAAGTGTAGAGGAAGTAAACTGCACGGTTGATCTTACGAATCTCTCAACACTTATAGATCAACTTATTCTCGAAAAAGTAATTGGTGCAAACCTGGATGCAAGATTAGTTGAGTGTGTTCATACAACATTCAAATCTCTGCCTTCTCATATTCTTACTGATATGAGGATGTGGCACTGGCTATGCGTAATAAGATATCCAAATATTCCGTGGCTTAGATGGAGAGGTAATATTCCGGTTGATCCGGAAGATGGATTTACTGTTGGAACTGGAAAGAAACATGTTCCATCACTTAGATTTCTTGGAACATCATCTATAAATGGACACGGCAGAAATACTTTCTCGAGACTTTTTTTTGCCGCCGACAGGATGATGGAGAATGATCATTCTGACTATTCCCTAGTCAAAAAATTATTTACCAGTCAGGAACTTCATCTTGGTTTGAGTGATCGTGAATTTGGCCTGATCCCAAAGATAAATAGAATACTTACTGAAAAGCTAGTTGAATTGCCAGACAGCAAAATAAGAAGTGCAATAAGAAAACTAAATTCCCTTGGAGGTTCAATATGTCTTGATCTTTTAAGTGAAGAACAACTCCAGCAGTTAATTGATACTCAGAGTAAAGAGGTCGCATGA
- a CDS encoding M protein has protein sequence MLLLSVPFYDFPSSPILIIGAIGIVVALAVFFLAYKKYFNSPFNKELQLKKKALLKEKTELNKKLEKIEQDLKNL, from the coding sequence ATGCTTCTACTGTCTGTACCATTCTACGATTTTCCATCTTCGCCCATACTAATAATTGGCGCGATAGGGATTGTTGTAGCACTGGCTGTATTTTTTCTAGCTTACAAAAAGTACTTTAATTCTCCATTTAACAAAGAACTTCAATTAAAGAAAAAAGCTCTATTGAAGGAGAAAACAGAACTAAACAAAAAACTTGAGAAAATAGAGCAAGATTTAAAAAATTTATAG
- a CDS encoding DNA cytosine methyltransferase, producing MIHKNAVGKSDPHRLSPVRGPSSELEAHLDSCSFDELPEYAAKVRSIKKEPYFAVDLFSGAGGLSLGLHRANFDVILACDIRNDSIMTHRHHFGGCSYECDLSKRKVINEISEQLNKCGEISLIAGGPPCQPFSRNIKWRKHNEEVSAQHHELNEDRRELWESFISIVEQVKPKAFLMENVTDIAQTGEQEIYRSIINRAEKAGYRINPKLIYAWQYGVPQLRPRLFISGTKINECAPLKWPKPKYDSVEEAVTLDEAISDLPPLKGGWDEKWDEKYSYEGPKNDYQKLMRDWLDIDDEMIHDHLIRKVREDDLETFKLMRSTGIKYSQLSEEQRRYSVTSKAFREGKQVKQNQKMSFGDKYNILKPDEPCLTITAHMSKDGYWYIHPHQNRTLSVREAARVQSFPDGFNFYGGPSNRFHQIGEAVAPIVAFELGKSLMKSIKKEKEFTQSDVVPKLRENLINWYESNKKEVELIWTKKREGRKIIPSNIRAWNACLGNLLPETFKKNTKEKNKPAILGDKDLERRKKDTYQRLKNFWPAPEIFLQDKARKMKIKSFSLEKYIPSLELIAEELTKDEIDWSEIARKEYDLFSRNSVRGALATVGLTTEIKQSIFISRIISQIMDIDHEILKFSNMNRDIHIGHLLETDSEGTGYCSLLALSKQEKKEVIIEKIIKEISSKNFDNSKHGVPKISSLDSQIAS from the coding sequence ATGATTCATAAAAATGCAGTAGGCAAAAGTGATCCACACAGACTAAGTCCTGTAAGAGGGCCTTCATCAGAACTTGAGGCACATCTAGATTCATGCAGTTTTGATGAACTTCCTGAATATGCAGCAAAAGTTCGATCTATAAAAAAAGAACCTTATTTTGCTGTTGACCTTTTTTCAGGTGCTGGAGGTTTGAGCCTTGGACTGCATCGTGCAAATTTTGATGTAATACTGGCCTGCGATATCAGAAACGATTCAATAATGACTCATAGACATCACTTTGGTGGATGTTCATATGAATGTGATTTAAGCAAAAGAAAAGTTATTAATGAAATTTCAGAACAACTTAATAAGTGTGGAGAAATATCACTTATTGCAGGTGGTCCGCCATGTCAGCCTTTCTCCCGAAATATCAAATGGAGAAAACATAACGAAGAAGTTTCTGCTCAACATCATGAACTTAATGAAGATAGAAGAGAATTATGGGAATCATTTATTTCGATAGTGGAGCAGGTTAAACCAAAAGCTTTTCTAATGGAGAATGTTACTGATATTGCGCAGACAGGTGAGCAGGAAATATATAGATCAATAATTAATAGAGCTGAGAAAGCTGGCTATCGCATAAATCCTAAATTAATTTATGCATGGCAATATGGAGTACCTCAACTAAGGCCAAGATTATTTATTTCCGGAACAAAAATAAATGAATGCGCTCCTTTGAAATGGCCAAAGCCAAAATATGATTCTGTCGAAGAGGCAGTCACATTAGACGAGGCGATTTCAGATCTCCCTCCTCTTAAAGGAGGATGGGATGAAAAGTGGGATGAAAAATATAGCTATGAAGGACCGAAAAACGATTATCAGAAATTAATGAGGGATTGGTTGGATATTGATGACGAGATGATTCATGACCATCTGATAAGAAAAGTAAGGGAAGATGATCTTGAGACATTTAAATTAATGCGATCAACCGGGATCAAATATTCCCAATTATCAGAAGAGCAAAGAAGATATTCAGTTACGAGCAAAGCTTTCAGAGAGGGTAAGCAAGTAAAGCAAAATCAGAAAATGAGTTTTGGTGATAAATACAATATCCTCAAACCTGATGAACCATGTCTGACAATAACTGCACATATGTCAAAAGATGGTTATTGGTATATTCACCCTCACCAGAATAGAACCCTATCAGTAAGAGAAGCGGCCAGAGTTCAGTCTTTCCCTGATGGTTTCAATTTTTATGGAGGGCCTTCAAATAGATTCCACCAAATTGGAGAAGCTGTTGCACCGATTGTTGCTTTCGAACTCGGTAAATCTTTAATGAAATCAATTAAAAAAGAGAAAGAATTTACACAATCTGATGTAGTGCCCAAACTTAGAGAAAATCTTATTAACTGGTATGAATCAAATAAAAAAGAAGTTGAACTTATATGGACAAAAAAAAGGGAAGGCAGAAAAATAATTCCAAGCAATATAAGGGCATGGAATGCTTGTCTTGGAAATTTACTTCCAGAGACTTTTAAAAAAAATACTAAAGAAAAAAATAAACCTGCGATCTTAGGAGATAAAGATCTTGAAAGAAGGAAAAAAGATACCTACCAAAGATTAAAAAACTTTTGGCCTGCTCCTGAGATTTTTCTGCAAGATAAAGCTAGAAAAATGAAAATAAAAAGTTTTAGTCTTGAAAAATATATCCCTTCACTAGAACTGATTGCTGAAGAACTTACAAAAGATGAAATTGACTGGAGTGAAATCGCAAGAAAAGAATATGATTTGTTTTCAAGGAATTCCGTAAGAGGTGCTTTAGCTACAGTTGGATTAACCACAGAAATAAAACAATCAATATTTATTAGCAGAATTATTTCTCAGATCATGGATATTGATCATGAAATCTTAAAATTCAGCAATATGAATAGAGATATACATATAGGTCATTTACTAGAGACAGACAGTGAGGGGACAGGCTATTGCTCATTACTTGCCTTATCAAAACAAGAAAAAAAAGAGGTAATTATTGAAAAAATAATCAAGGAGATTTCATCTAAAAATTTCGATAATTCCAAACATGGAGTTCCTAAAATTTCCTCATTAGATTCACAAATTGCATCATGA
- a CDS encoding M20 family metallo-hydrolase has product MSYSAGLNILEPQVINKERIQDLINSFSSIGASENGSVSRRGFSDEDIYARNFFMTTLKELGLKIRIDTAGNIIARLDGHDNNLPPIVTGSHLDTVPKGGKYDGTLGVIAGIEIAFFLQENDIKLNRPFEIIVFADEESTMIGCKGFTGNLSVKEEDFVTSNSCSIINNLSRIGGNWLEIKSAARSKKDIFAFLELHVEQGKVLEDGGLDIGIVNGIVGQKRITVRVKGQANHAGTTPMSNRSDALLAASKIIVGIEQIAKTTSESAVATVGKLKLHPNAANVIPGEAVFTIDMRDLDEDVIGNMSLRIENLCSEIQEGTRCVVQIEPQFEVIPTKSCPKLVSSSFHESEKLGFKTGILPSKASHDSQEIGRICPMVMIFVPSRNGLSHSYKEYTSLDQCANGIEVLLNTIFFIDKNFLDKPLMI; this is encoded by the coding sequence ATGAGTTATAGCGCTGGGTTAAATATCCTAGAGCCACAGGTAATAAATAAGGAGAGAATCCAAGACTTGATAAATTCTTTTTCTTCAATCGGAGCTTCTGAGAATGGTTCTGTTTCAAGAAGAGGTTTTTCTGATGAAGATATATATGCAAGAAATTTTTTTATGACAACCCTTAAGGAATTAGGTTTGAAAATAAGAATTGATACTGCAGGAAATATTATTGCAAGATTAGATGGGCATGATAATAATCTACCTCCCATTGTTACCGGATCTCATCTCGACACTGTTCCAAAGGGAGGTAAGTATGACGGAACTTTAGGAGTGATTGCAGGAATTGAAATTGCTTTTTTTCTTCAGGAAAATGACATTAAATTAAATAGACCATTTGAAATAATTGTCTTTGCTGATGAAGAATCGACAATGATTGGTTGTAAAGGCTTTACAGGTAATTTATCTGTTAAAGAAGAAGATTTTGTTACCAGTAATTCTTGCTCCATAATTAATAATCTTTCTCGGATTGGTGGAAATTGGCTTGAGATTAAAAGTGCGGCAAGAAGTAAAAAAGATATATTCGCTTTTCTTGAATTACATGTTGAACAGGGAAAGGTACTTGAAGATGGTGGTTTGGATATCGGAATTGTTAATGGAATAGTAGGTCAAAAAAGGATAACCGTTAGGGTTAAAGGTCAGGCAAATCATGCAGGAACTACCCCGATGTCAAATAGAAGTGACGCACTTTTGGCCGCCTCTAAAATTATTGTTGGCATTGAACAGATAGCTAAAACTACTTCTGAAAGTGCAGTCGCAACTGTCGGTAAATTGAAATTACATCCCAATGCGGCAAATGTTATTCCAGGAGAGGCAGTATTCACAATAGATATGAGAGATTTGGATGAAGATGTGATTGGGAACATGAGCTTAAGAATTGAGAATCTATGCTCAGAAATTCAAGAAGGTACTAGATGCGTAGTACAGATAGAACCTCAATTTGAAGTGATCCCCACTAAGTCATGTCCTAAATTAGTGAGCTCTTCATTTCATGAATCTGAAAAGTTGGGATTTAAAACTGGAATCTTACCAAGCAAAGCAAGTCATGACTCACAAGAAATAGGAAGGATCTGTCCTATGGTTATGATCTTTGTCCCAAGCAGAAATGGTCTGAGTCATTCCTATAAGGAATATACTTCTCTTGATCAATGTGCTAATGGTATTGAGGTTTTATTAAATACAATATTTTTCATTGATAAGAATTTTTTAGACAAGCCACTAATGATATAA